A section of the Brachyhypopomus gauderio isolate BG-103 chromosome 13, BGAUD_0.2, whole genome shotgun sequence genome encodes:
- the mboat7 gene encoding membrane-bound acylglycerophosphatidylinositol O-acyltransferase mboat7, translated as MSPDELVYLGVLALSVPIGFLFRYLSPTEKQGAALILGFAVTVATCGIHTLHSLCTVLGTWLIIKFSWRTAPALSLGWSFLYLLFFRLAPWFGLAPPTPFANAIQLLLTLKMVSLANEVHSYHAEKREDVSTFSKSPATGPLSHEPSLYDVISYSYCYVGIMTGPFFRYQTFTDWLVQPDSRSLPGKQPCLQRLKMVPVYGVLFLSANALFPLSYVRTDDFQEHNYFFRFFYMVVIFFVFRMRFYAAWCGAEAGCISAGLGCYPQGALSKPGGGPSVQYSPPPGAQVEYDFKTIQNIDCYNTDFCVKVRHGMRYWNMTVQWWLHHYIYPNAPFRAYALRAGWTMLVSAYWHGLHAGYYLSFLTIPLCIAAETAMEASVRCRLGPAGQQAFDWVHWFLKMRAYDYMCMGFVLLKAGDTLNYWSSIYFVIHIIALLCLAIGRVVGGAGKAAKGTKEGETVKGAELVTDKME; from the exons ATGTCACCGGATGAGCTGGTGTACCTGGGAGTCCTGGCACTGTCGGTGCCCATCGGATTCCTTTTCCGTTATCTGA GTCCAACAGAGAAGCAAGGGGCAGCGCTGATTCTGGGCTTTGCTGTTACGGTGGCAACCTGTGGGATCCACACGCTACACTCACTGTGCACAGTTCTAGGAACATGGCTAATTATCAAATTCAGCTGGAG GACGGCTCCTGCGCTCTCCCTAGGATGGTCCTTCCTCTACCTGCTCTTCTTCAGACTGGCGCCGTGGTTCGGCTTGGCTCCGCCCACTCCCTTCGCCAACGCCATCCAGCTCCTGCTCACCCTGAAG ATGGTAAGTTTAGCCAATGAGGTTCACAGTTACCATGCTGAGAAGAGAGAGGATGTGAGCACCTTCTCCAAGTCCCCAGCGACTGGTCCACTCTCCCATGAGCCCTCCCTTTATGATGTCATATCCTATAGCTACTGCTACGTTGGCATTATGACAG GTCCCTTCTTCCGCTACCAGACCTTCACAGACTGGCTGGTGCAGCCAGACTCTCGCTCTCTGCCGGGTAAGCAGCCCTGTCTCCAGCGGTTGAAGATGGTGCCTGTCTACGGAGTTCTCTTCCTCTCCGCCAACGcactcttccccctctcctacGTCCGCACAGATGACTTCCAGGAGCACAACTACTTCTTCAG GTTCTTCTACATGGTTGTGATCTTCTTCGTCTTCCGGATGAGGTTCTATGCTGCTTGGTGTGGGGCAGAGGCAGGTTGTATCAGTGCAGGACTGGGTTGCTACCCACAGGGGGCGCTGTCCAAGCCCGGAGGCGGACCCAGCGTTCAGTACAG TCCTCCTCCAGGTGCCCAGGTGGAGTACGACTTCAAGACCATCCAGAATATCGACTGCTACAACACGGActtctgtgttaaagtgagacACGGCATGCGCTACTGGAACATGACTGTGCAGTGGTGgctacatcactacatctacCCCAACGCACCGTTCAGAGCGTACGCcctgag GGCTGGGTGGACCATGTTGGTCAGTGCTTACTGGCACGGACTCCATGCAGGATACTACCTCTCCTTCCTCACCATCCCACTGTGCATCGCCGCTGAAACGGCCATGGAGGCATCAGTGCGGTGCCGGCTCGGCCCGGCGGGTCAGCAGGCCTTCGACTGGGTGCACTGGTTCCTCAAGATGAGGGCGTATGACTACATGTGCATGGGCTTTGTGCTGCTGAAGGCTGGCGACACCCTGAACTACTGGAGCTCCATCTACTTTGTCATCCACATCATCGCACTGCTCTGCCTCGCCATTGGCCGAGTAGTGGGCGGAGCTGGCAAGGCGGCGAAGGGAACAAAGGAGGGGGAGACTGTGAAGGGGGCGGAGCTCGTGACAGATAAAATGGAATAA
- the LOC143473531 gene encoding glutathione S-transferase kappa 1-like isoform X1 has product MSSSRKVIELFYDVVSPYSWLGFEVLCRYRSVWNIDLKLRPAFLGGVMNESGNRPPAMVPNKALYMNTDLTRLAHYFCVPVRHPANPFEVMFEKGSLAAMRFLTAVSEKESSGDALVENVSRELWTRIWSTDQDITQPASFSEAGLKAGLSASELEELLKLAKSQPIKDKLKQTTQEALNYKAFGFPLIVCHVDRKPEVFFGSDRFELMAHCIGEKWLGPQPEKLSSRM; this is encoded by the exons ATGTCAAGCTCGAGAAAAGTGATCGAACTGTTCTATGATGTTGTTTCTCCTTATTCCTGGCTGGGCTTTGAG GTGCTCTGTCGCTACAGAAGTGTGTGGAATATCGACCTCAAACTTCGCCCCGCCTTTCTGGGCGGAGTCATGAACGAGTCAG GTAACAGGCCACCGGCGATGGTCCCTAATAAGGCCTTGTACATGAACACGGATCTCACCAGACTGGCCCACTACTTCTGTGTTCCAGTGCGCCACCCTGCAAACCCTTTTGAGGTCATGTTTGAGAAAG gGTCTCTTGCTGCAATGCGATTTCTCACTGCAGTGTCAGAGAAGGAGTCATCAGGAGACGCACTGGTGGAGAATGTGTCCAGGGAACTCTGGACACGGATCTGGAGCACTGACCAGGACATCACCCAACCAGCCTCATTCTCAGAG GCAGGTCTGAAGGCAGGTCTCTCGGCCAGTGAGCTGGAAGAACTACTCAAATTAGCCAAATCTCAACCAATCAAAGACAAGCTGAAGCAAACCACCCAGGAAGCCCTGAACTACAAG GCCTTTGGTTTTCCACTCATCGTGTGTCATGTAGACAGGAAGCCGGAGGTCTTCTTTGGCTCAGACAGATTTGAGCTTATGGCTCACTGCATTG GAGAAAAGTGGTTGGGTCCTCAACCTGAGAAACTCTCCTCCAGAATGTGA
- the LOC143473531 gene encoding glutathione S-transferase kappa 1-like isoform X2 — translation MSSSRKVIELFYDVVSPYSWLGFEVLCRYRSVWNIDLKLRPAFLGGVMNESGSLAAMRFLTAVSEKESSGDALVENVSRELWTRIWSTDQDITQPASFSEAGLKAGLSASELEELLKLAKSQPIKDKLKQTTQEALNYKAFGFPLIVCHVDRKPEVFFGSDRFELMAHCIGEKWLGPQPEKLSSRM, via the exons ATGTCAAGCTCGAGAAAAGTGATCGAACTGTTCTATGATGTTGTTTCTCCTTATTCCTGGCTGGGCTTTGAG GTGCTCTGTCGCTACAGAAGTGTGTGGAATATCGACCTCAAACTTCGCCCCGCCTTTCTGGGCGGAGTCATGAACGAGTCAG gGTCTCTTGCTGCAATGCGATTTCTCACTGCAGTGTCAGAGAAGGAGTCATCAGGAGACGCACTGGTGGAGAATGTGTCCAGGGAACTCTGGACACGGATCTGGAGCACTGACCAGGACATCACCCAACCAGCCTCATTCTCAGAG GCAGGTCTGAAGGCAGGTCTCTCGGCCAGTGAGCTGGAAGAACTACTCAAATTAGCCAAATCTCAACCAATCAAAGACAAGCTGAAGCAAACCACCCAGGAAGCCCTGAACTACAAG GCCTTTGGTTTTCCACTCATCGTGTGTCATGTAGACAGGAAGCCGGAGGTCTTCTTTGGCTCAGACAGATTTGAGCTTATGGCTCACTGCATTG GAGAAAAGTGGTTGGGTCCTCAACCTGAGAAACTCTCCTCCAGAATGTGA